A DNA window from Paraclostridium bifermentans contains the following coding sequences:
- a CDS encoding peptidase U32 family protein — MHKVELLSSAKDLNSLKLAFESGADAVYIGGDSFGIDAIAKNFSREELQQGVEFAHHNNKKVYVAVNVMPHNEDFESLKDYLVELEKLNIDGIIVTDPGVLTIAKNTIPNVKIHMGQQANVTNFNSANFWYDQGVRRIIITSELSFDEISTIRAKTPLDMEIETFVHGPICISYSGRRLLSSYLGSKDNVEYKEGNNKYNLLEEKRQGEYYPVFEDEKGTFLFNSKDLCMLNFVPDFVKAGVTSLKIDSRLQSDEYLETVIKVYRKALDEFYKNPNEWEFNPIWLEQIKEKSHRPLTHGFYTGEAMPDDYE; from the coding sequence ATGCATAAAGTTGAGCTTTTATCATCAGCTAAAGATTTAAATAGCTTGAAATTAGCGTTTGAAAGTGGTGCAGACGCTGTTTATATAGGTGGAGATTCATTTGGAATTGATGCTATAGCTAAAAACTTCTCAAGAGAAGAATTACAGCAAGGCGTTGAATTTGCCCATCACAACAATAAAAAAGTTTATGTAGCTGTTAATGTTATGCCACACAATGAGGACTTCGAAAGTTTAAAGGATTACTTAGTAGAACTTGAAAAGTTAAACATAGATGGAATAATAGTAACAGATCCTGGGGTTTTAACGATAGCTAAAAATACTATACCTAATGTTAAAATTCACATGGGACAGCAAGCAAACGTAACTAATTTTAATTCAGCTAACTTTTGGTATGATCAAGGAGTTAGAAGAATAATTATCACTAGTGAATTATCTTTTGATGAAATAAGTACAATAAGAGCTAAAACTCCATTAGATATGGAAATAGAAACTTTTGTCCATGGACCTATATGTATATCTTATTCAGGAAGAAGGCTTTTAAGTAGCTACTTAGGAAGTAAAGATAATGTAGAGTACAAAGAAGGAAACAATAAGTATAACTTATTAGAAGAAAAAAGACAAGGGGAATACTACCCAGTTTTTGAAGATGAAAAAGGAACTTTCTTATTTAACTCAAAAGACCTATGTATGTTAAACTTTGTACCTGACTTTGTAAAAGCAGGTGTGACTAGTTTAAAGATAGATTCAAGATTACAAAGCGACGAATACTTAGAAACAGTTATAAAAGTCTATAGAAAAGCTCTAGATGAATTTTATAAAAACCCTAATGAATGGGAATTCAATCCTATTTGGTTAGAGCAAATAAAAGAAAAAAGTCATAGACCATTGACACATGGATTCTACACAGGCGAAGCTATGCCAGATGATTATGAATAA
- a CDS encoding glycosyl transferase 4 family protein, whose product MNNMILYIIMLLVGVATTYVVMPFFRNMLVSSNVIRPNYKKDMIPVSMGLVFLPTIVINSIILIYFTTNHSDLVYTFMYIFGLLSMCLVGILDDIVGNRDVSGLKGHFKSLLKGHLTTGGFKALFGGFVGLAISVAISKNIADICINTLIIALSTNLMNLLDLRPGRAIKVYIVIIITLLLTLVGYPKGLVLILLPSVIVYFFDDLKAKAMMGDTGSNVLGISIGILIAIGYARPIRIGWLVFLVFIHALTEKYSLTKIIENNKVLNFIDKLGR is encoded by the coding sequence TTGAATAATATGATACTGTATATAATAATGCTACTAGTTGGTGTAGCAACAACTTATGTTGTTATGCCATTTTTTAGAAATATGTTGGTGTCCAGTAATGTAATAAGACCAAATTATAAAAAAGATATGATACCTGTAAGTATGGGATTAGTTTTTCTACCTACGATAGTTATAAATAGTATTATTTTAATATACTTTACAACTAACCATAGCGACTTAGTATATACATTTATGTATATATTTGGGCTATTATCTATGTGCTTAGTAGGTATTTTAGACGATATTGTAGGCAACAGAGATGTAAGTGGATTAAAGGGGCATTTTAAAAGTTTATTAAAAGGACATCTTACAACGGGTGGATTTAAAGCATTATTTGGAGGATTTGTAGGCCTTGCTATATCAGTTGCAATATCTAAAAATATAGCTGATATATGTATAAATACTTTAATAATAGCTTTATCTACTAATTTAATGAATTTACTAGATTTAAGACCAGGAAGAGCAATAAAAGTATATATAGTTATAATTATAACGCTATTATTAACTTTAGTAGGTTATCCTAAAGGTTTAGTTCTTATATTATTACCGAGTGTAATCGTATACTTCTTTGATGATTTAAAAGCTAAAGCTATGATGGGAGATACAGGATCTAATGTATTAGGTATATCTATAGGAATCTTAATTGCTATAGGATACGCTAGACCTATAAGAATTGGATGGTTAGTATTTTTAGTATTTATACATGCACTTACTGAAAAATACTCTTTAACAAAAATAATAGAAAATAATAAGGTTTTAAATTTTATTGATAAACTAGGAAGGTAA
- the udk gene encoding uridine kinase, producing MTKDKKTLIIGITGGTGSGKSTVCKSIKESIPEENIAIIEQDAYYKDQAHLSFEDRLKTNYDHPLAFDNKLLIKHLDMLCNGESIEKPIYDYELHTRDLENTVTTEAKDIVIVEGIMILEDEELRNKLDIKIYVDTEDDLRILRRIQRDIKERGRTVDSVIEQYLTTVKPAHDQFIEPYKKYADIIIPEGGQNEVAIDMVIARIKTQLH from the coding sequence ATGACAAAGGACAAAAAGACACTGATAATAGGTATTACAGGTGGGACAGGATCAGGAAAAAGTACAGTTTGCAAATCAATAAAGGAAAGTATACCAGAGGAAAACATAGCTATAATAGAACAAGATGCGTACTACAAAGATCAAGCTCATTTATCATTTGAAGATAGATTAAAGACTAACTATGACCATCCATTAGCTTTTGATAATAAATTATTAATAAAGCACTTAGATATGTTATGTAATGGAGAAAGTATAGAAAAACCTATATATGACTATGAACTTCACACTAGAGACTTAGAGAATACTGTAACTACAGAGGCTAAGGATATAGTAATTGTTGAAGGTATAATGATACTTGAAGATGAAGAATTAAGAAATAAGTTAGATATAAAAATATATGTAGATACAGAAGATGATCTAAGAATTTTAAGAAGAATTCAAAGAGATATAAAAGAGAGAGGTAGAACAGTAGATTCTGTTATAGAGCAATACTTAACAACTGTTAAACCTGCACACGATCAATTTATAGAGCCATATAAAAAATATGCAGATATAATAATACCAGAAGGTGGACAAAACGAAGTTGCAATAGATATGGTGATAGCAAGAATAAAAACACAATTACATTAA
- a CDS encoding purine-nucleoside phosphorylase: MKNLYDKIQESTDYIKSKIEQAPEVGLILGSGLGVLGDEIENPVKIKYDEIPNFPVSTVEGHNGQLVIGTLQGKTVIAMQGRFHFYEGYSMESVTFPVRVMKALGVKTVIVTNAAGGANKDFKPGDLMIIRDHINFSGHHPLIGSNDNRLGVRFPDMSTAYTPKYVELAKECAKDLGIQVREGVYTFFSGPTYETPAEVKLAQILGSDAVGMSTVPEVIVARHSNLDVIGISCITNMAAGILNQPLNHEEVIETTQKVKSEFLNLVKSIVNKL, encoded by the coding sequence ATGAAAAATTTATATGATAAAATTCAAGAGAGTACAGATTATATAAAATCTAAAATAGAACAAGCTCCAGAAGTAGGACTTATATTAGGTTCGGGGTTAGGTGTTTTAGGTGATGAGATAGAAAATCCTGTAAAAATAAAATATGATGAAATACCAAATTTCCCAGTTTCTACAGTAGAAGGACATAATGGACAATTAGTAATAGGAACTTTACAAGGAAAAACTGTTATAGCTATGCAAGGAAGATTCCATTTTTACGAAGGATACTCAATGGAGAGCGTAACATTCCCGGTAAGAGTTATGAAAGCTTTAGGCGTTAAAACTGTAATAGTTACTAATGCAGCTGGTGGAGCAAATAAAGATTTCAAACCAGGAGATTTAATGATAATAAGAGATCATATAAACTTTAGTGGTCATCATCCGCTAATAGGATCTAATGATAATAGATTAGGAGTAAGATTCCCAGATATGTCAACAGCATATACTCCAAAGTATGTAGAATTAGCAAAGGAATGTGCTAAAGATTTAGGAATACAAGTAAGAGAAGGCGTATACACTTTCTTTAGTGGCCCAACTTATGAAACACCTGCAGAAGTTAAATTAGCTCAAATTTTAGGATCAGATGCAGTTGGAATGTCAACTGTTCCAGAAGTTATAGTAGCTAGACATTCAAACTTAGATGTTATAGGAATATCTTGTATAACAAATATGGCAGCAGGAATATTAAATCAACCTTTAAATCATGAAGAAGTTATAGAGACAACACAAAAAGTTAAATCAGAATTTTTAAACTTAGTTAAATCAATAGTTAACAAATTATAA
- a CDS encoding O-methyltransferase has translation MSNIVDDLVEDYIRNTLRDKEGLLKELEEYAKEHNVPIVHKEVSDFLKVLLKVQRPKRILEVGCAIGYSSILFATVLDKDVEIITVERNEKMIEKAKENIKKAGLENNITILEGDAEELLKQVEGEFDMIFLDAAKGQYKLFYDMIIDKLKVDGLLISDNILYKGMVAHDSYVIRRKKTIVKRMRSYLDYICNCDYLDTSIIPIGDGVTLSYKKKVRGDFNA, from the coding sequence ATGAGTAATATAGTTGATGATTTAGTTGAAGATTATATAAGAAATACTTTAAGGGATAAAGAAGGGTTACTAAAAGAATTGGAAGAGTATGCTAAAGAGCATAATGTTCCAATAGTTCATAAAGAAGTTTCAGATTTTTTAAAAGTATTATTAAAAGTTCAAAGACCAAAGAGAATTTTAGAAGTTGGTTGTGCAATAGGATACTCATCTATACTATTTGCAACAGTTTTAGATAAAGATGTAGAAATAATAACTGTTGAGAGAAATGAAAAAATGATCGAAAAGGCAAAAGAAAATATCAAAAAAGCTGGATTAGAAAATAATATAACTATATTAGAAGGAGATGCAGAAGAACTTTTAAAACAAGTTGAAGGTGAATTTGACATGATTTTCCTAGATGCAGCTAAAGGACAATATAAGTTATTTTATGATATGATAATAGATAAATTAAAAGTAGATGGACTTTTAATATCTGATAATATTCTGTACAAAGGAATGGTAGCTCATGACAGTTATGTAATCAGAAGAAAAAAGACTATAGTTAAGAGAATGAGAAGTTATCTAGATTATATATGCAATTGTGATTACTTAGATACATCTATAATCCCTATTGGAGATGGAGTCACACTTAGCTATAAAAAGAAAGTAAGAGGTGATTTTAATGCATAA
- a CDS encoding pyrimidine-nucleoside phosphorylase, with product MRIYDIIKKKRDGEVLTKEEINFFVEKYSKEEIPDYQASALLMAIYINKMSKEETAFLTEAMMNSGEVIDLSAINGIKVDKHSTGGVGDKTTIALAPLVAACKAPVAKMSGRGLGHTGGTLDKLEAIPGFSIEMEPEKFIQSVNKHNIAVCGQTASIAVADKKMYALRDVTATVDNISLIASSIMCKKLASGADAIVLDVKTGDGAFMKTIDDSFALAKEMVDIGDNMNRETIALITDMDEPLGFAVGNSLEVIEAIETLKGRGPKDFVMLCETLGAYMLLLAKVVDNFEDGKAKIQEAITTGSALDKLKEFIENQGGNSNIVDDYSLLPQAKEIMEIKAPKTGYIAKIEAEEVGVSAMMLGAGRETKEDELDLSAGIVLTKKVSDFVNEGETIAYMHYNKLDKIEGAKDRFLKAYTISDEKVEAGKLVYGVVTKDKTLKF from the coding sequence ATGAGAATTTATGACATTATAAAAAAGAAAAGAGATGGAGAAGTATTAACTAAAGAAGAAATAAACTTTTTCGTAGAGAAGTACTCTAAAGAAGAGATTCCTGATTATCAGGCATCTGCTCTTTTAATGGCTATATATATAAATAAAATGTCTAAAGAAGAAACTGCGTTTCTAACAGAGGCTATGATGAACTCAGGTGAAGTTATAGACCTATCAGCTATAAATGGAATTAAAGTGGACAAGCATAGTACAGGTGGGGTAGGAGATAAAACTACAATAGCATTAGCACCGTTAGTTGCTGCATGTAAAGCACCAGTTGCTAAGATGTCAGGAAGAGGTCTAGGGCATACTGGAGGAACATTAGATAAACTAGAAGCTATTCCTGGATTTTCTATAGAAATGGAACCAGAAAAATTTATACAATCAGTTAATAAGCATAATATAGCTGTATGTGGACAAACTGCATCTATAGCTGTGGCAGATAAAAAGATGTATGCACTTAGAGATGTAACAGCAACAGTTGATAATATATCATTAATTGCAAGTAGTATAATGTGTAAAAAATTAGCATCTGGAGCTGATGCTATAGTGTTAGATGTCAAAACTGGAGACGGTGCATTTATGAAAACTATAGACGATTCATTTGCACTGGCAAAAGAAATGGTTGATATCGGAGATAATATGAATAGAGAAACTATAGCACTTATAACTGATATGGATGAACCGCTAGGATTTGCAGTAGGGAACTCATTAGAAGTTATAGAAGCTATAGAAACTTTAAAAGGAAGAGGACCTAAAGATTTCGTAATGTTATGCGAAACATTAGGTGCATATATGTTACTATTAGCAAAAGTAGTTGATAACTTTGAAGATGGTAAAGCGAAGATTCAAGAAGCTATAACTACAGGAAGTGCACTTGATAAATTAAAAGAATTTATAGAAAATCAAGGTGGAAATAGTAATATAGTTGATGATTATTCTCTTTTACCTCAAGCAAAAGAAATAATGGAAATAAAAGCTCCGAAAACTGGTTATATAGCAAAAATAGAAGCTGAAGAAGTTGGAGTTTCTGCTATGATGCTAGGGGCAGGAAGAGAAACTAAAGAAGATGAATTAGATTTATCAGCAGGTATAGTTTTAACTAAAAAAGTTTCAGACTTTGTAAATGAAGGCGAAACAATAGCATATATGCATTACAATAAATTAGATAAAATTGAAGGAGCAAAAGATAGATTCTTAAAAGCTTATACAATATCTGATGAAAAAGTGGAAGCAGGAAAACTAGTTTATGGGGTTGTAACTAAAGATAAAACTTTAAAATTCTAA
- the mltG gene encoding endolytic transglycosylase MltG translates to MNFRKVNLKIVAIIIVIILALLAGYIYSQIGPYNKSSKKEIIVEIPNGATLTDVADILQENKLIKNKVLFKAVEKVKPNKHGVKAGTYLLRQSYSNSKILSILTDGKVHNDGTKVTIPEGLTYKEVIKSLTDKKLGSAEKYEQLINNPKEFYTDFAFLKESDIKNLEGFLYPDTYYFDKESTEKEVLSEMLKRFEQVYNDKFKEKQKEMGLTLQQVINLASIIEKEAVVDEDRPMIASVFYNRLKIGMPLQSDATLQYAFDKRKERVMYKDLKVDSPYNSYLNKGLPPTPICSPGVKSIEAALYPSNTDYLYFVATVGGKNNYSKTYKEHLKHVESYKQERDKVKEDKTEK, encoded by the coding sequence ATGAATTTTAGAAAGGTAAACTTGAAAATAGTAGCTATTATAATAGTAATTATATTGGCTTTACTTGCTGGATATATATATAGTCAAATAGGACCATACAATAAAAGCAGCAAAAAAGAAATAATAGTTGAAATACCTAATGGAGCAACATTAACTGATGTAGCAGATATTTTACAAGAAAATAAATTAATTAAAAATAAAGTTTTATTTAAAGCTGTAGAAAAGGTAAAACCTAATAAACATGGAGTCAAAGCGGGGACGTATTTATTACGTCAAAGTTATTCAAACTCTAAAATTTTAAGTATACTTACTGATGGAAAAGTTCATAACGATGGAACAAAGGTAACTATACCGGAAGGATTAACTTATAAGGAAGTAATAAAATCTTTAACAGATAAAAAATTAGGAAGTGCTGAAAAATATGAGCAATTAATCAATAATCCTAAAGAATTCTACACTGATTTTGCATTTTTGAAAGAATCTGATATAAAGAACTTAGAAGGATTTTTATATCCTGATACTTATTACTTTGATAAAGAAAGTACAGAAAAAGAAGTTTTATCTGAAATGTTAAAGAGATTTGAACAAGTTTATAATGATAAATTTAAAGAAAAGCAAAAGGAAATGGGATTAACGCTTCAACAAGTTATAAACTTAGCTTCTATAATAGAAAAGGAAGCTGTTGTAGATGAAGATAGACCTATGATTGCTAGTGTTTTTTATAATAGGTTAAAAATAGGAATGCCTCTTCAGTCAGATGCTACGCTACAATATGCGTTTGATAAAAGAAAAGAAAGAGTAATGTATAAGGATTTAAAAGTCGATTCTCCTTATAATTCTTATTTAAACAAAGGATTACCACCTACTCCTATATGTAGTCCCGGAGTTAAATCGATAGAAGCTGCACTATATCCATCTAATACGGATTATTTATATTTTGTAGCAACTGTAGGAGGAAAAAATAATTACAGTAAAACATATAAAGAGCACTTAAAACACGTAGAAAGTTACAAGCAAGAAAGAGATAAAGTTAAAGAAGATAAAACAGAAAAATAA
- a CDS encoding tyrosine-type recombinase/integrase has product MQLLNEYIEYIKSIRKLTENTVSSYFIDIKKYLTYIENKSINLFESTENDIISYIIELEKNNVSTATISRSISSIKSFYEYLFLNRYIESNISKNIKKPKIEKKEIDILSLKEIEALLDFPEPKNAKDIRDKAIFEILYGTGMKVTELIDLDLDDVNLEYDYICCESGKNPRVIPMSKTTKKYLDNYLTKSRSEILKTNFQEKALFTNSNGTRFTRQGLWKLIKKHAKRANINKSINPTILRNSFAIHLLNQGANIAVVSKILGNSNLSSLQYYLNCIDKNIRQELKEKHPRK; this is encoded by the coding sequence ATGCAACTACTAAATGAATATATAGAATATATAAAATCTATAAGAAAGTTGACAGAAAATACAGTTAGCTCTTACTTTATAGATATAAAAAAGTATTTAACATATATAGAAAATAAAAGTATTAACTTATTTGAATCAACAGAAAATGATATAATAAGTTATATAATAGAATTAGAAAAAAATAATGTATCTACAGCTACGATTTCTAGGAGTATATCATCTATAAAGTCTTTTTATGAATATTTATTTTTAAATAGATACATAGAAAGTAATATATCTAAAAATATAAAAAAACCTAAGATAGAAAAAAAAGAAATAGATATTTTAAGTTTAAAAGAAATAGAGGCTTTACTAGATTTTCCTGAACCTAAAAATGCAAAAGATATAAGAGACAAAGCTATATTTGAGATTTTATATGGGACAGGTATGAAAGTAACAGAGTTAATAGATTTAGATTTAGATGATGTTAATTTAGAATATGATTATATTTGTTGTGAATCAGGAAAAAATCCTAGAGTAATACCTATGTCTAAAACTACAAAAAAATATTTAGACAACTATTTAACTAAGTCAAGAAGTGAGATTTTAAAAACTAACTTTCAGGAAAAGGCTTTATTCACAAACTCTAATGGAACTAGATTTACAAGGCAAGGTCTTTGGAAATTAATAAAAAAACATGCAAAAAGAGCAAATATAAATAAAAGTATAAATCCAACTATTCTTAGAAATTCATTTGCTATACACTTATTAAATCAAGGTGCAAACATAGCTGTAGTCAGCAAAATTTTAGGAAATTCTAATTTATCAAGTTTACAATATTATTTAAATTGTATAGATAAGAATATAAGACAAGAACTAAAGGAAAAACATCCTAGAAAATAA
- a CDS encoding NUDIX hydrolase, protein MIIEEQTVSSDRIYTGKVISLKVDTVEVPKKGYQKREIIEHPGAVGIVAITDDNKVLLVRQFRKAIEKVLWEIPAGKLEQGESPKDCAIRELKEETGYSANNMKLIHKFYTSSGFSNQKIYVYLATDLEKGECCLDEDEFLELHEVNLNDAYEMINKNDIEDAKTSIGLLLAKELL, encoded by the coding sequence ATGATAATAGAAGAGCAAACAGTAAGTAGTGACAGGATATATACTGGAAAGGTTATAAGCCTGAAAGTAGATACTGTCGAAGTTCCTAAAAAAGGCTATCAAAAAAGAGAAATAATAGAACATCCTGGGGCAGTCGGAATAGTAGCTATAACTGATGATAATAAGGTTTTATTAGTTAGACAGTTTAGAAAAGCAATAGAAAAAGTTTTATGGGAAATTCCTGCTGGAAAATTAGAACAGGGAGAAAGTCCAAAAGACTGTGCTATTAGAGAACTAAAAGAAGAAACTGGATATAGTGCAAATAATATGAAATTAATACATAAATTTTATACATCATCAGGATTTTCTAATCAAAAAATATATGTTTATCTAGCTACAGACCTAGAAAAGGGTGAGTGTTGTCTAGATGAAGATGAATTTTTAGAATTACATGAAGTTAATTTAAATGATGCATATGAAATGATTAATAAAAATGATATAGAAGATGCTAAAACATCTATAGGTCTTTTGCTTGCGAAAGAACTTTTATAA
- a CDS encoding DUF3866 family protein, with amino-acid sequence MISKRIGVVESIKSKSQNLEEITVNINGNIEKAYNYPKMTGSVDIGDEVVLNTTAVELSLGTGGYHFVITNLNKIESDMTPGGHIMKLRYTPLQVKVDSVEEQDSKLHDKINEFKSLDNLPVVVGTLHSMLTPFVASYKRHNPDKKLVYIMTDGASLPIYLSKNVENLKNKKLIDDTITIGNAFGGDYECINIYSALITAKEVLNADAVFVSMGPGIAGTGTKYGFTGIEQGPILDAVKKLGGTPIAIPRMSFADKRDRHVGISHHSITVLSEIVNVEVNIPIGLKDKEKLDYVNNQIKENKLAEKHNIAYVNPGSTLDDLNYFELKVKSMGRNYEQDSEFFDAASSAAYYLMEVCYDNRRANSK; translated from the coding sequence ATGATAAGTAAAAGAATTGGAGTAGTTGAATCTATAAAAAGTAAGTCACAAAACTTAGAAGAAATAACTGTAAATATTAATGGTAATATAGAAAAAGCTTATAATTATCCTAAGATGACGGGAAGTGTAGATATAGGTGATGAAGTTGTATTAAATACAACTGCAGTTGAATTAAGTCTTGGTACAGGTGGTTATCATTTTGTAATAACTAATTTAAATAAAATAGAATCTGATATGACTCCGGGTGGTCATATTATGAAATTGAGATATACACCGTTACAGGTTAAAGTAGATTCTGTAGAGGAACAAGATAGTAAACTACATGATAAAATAAATGAGTTTAAAAGCCTAGACAACCTACCTGTTGTTGTTGGTACATTACATAGTATGCTTACTCCATTTGTTGCATCATACAAAAGACATAATCCGGATAAAAAATTAGTATATATAATGACAGATGGAGCATCTCTACCTATATACTTAAGTAAGAATGTAGAAAATCTAAAAAATAAAAAATTGATAGATGATACTATAACAATAGGTAATGCATTTGGCGGAGATTATGAATGTATAAACATTTATTCAGCATTAATAACTGCAAAAGAAGTTTTAAATGCTGATGCAGTATTTGTAAGTATGGGGCCTGGAATAGCAGGTACAGGAACTAAATATGGTTTCACAGGTATAGAACAAGGGCCAATACTAGATGCTGTTAAAAAGCTAGGAGGAACTCCTATTGCAATTCCAAGAATGAGTTTTGCAGACAAAAGAGATAGACATGTAGGTATAAGTCATCATAGTATAACTGTATTAAGCGAGATAGTAAATGTAGAAGTTAATATACCTATAGGGCTTAAAGATAAAGAAAAACTAGATTATGTAAATAACCAAATAAAAGAAAATAAATTAGCTGAAAAGCACAATATAGCATATGTAAATCCAGGCAGTACTTTAGACGATTTAAACTATTTTGAATTGAAAGTTAAGAGTATGGGTAGAAATTATGAACAAGATAGTGAATTCTTTGATGCTGCAAGTAGTGCAGCATATTACTTAATGGAGGTTTGTTATGATAATAGAAGAGCAAACAGTAAGTAG
- a CDS encoding phosphopentomutase, whose product MSRVIWMIIDSVGIGALPDSEKFGDVNVNTLGNIVKNYKDIKLPNMLKLGLGNIDGIDSLEGVKSPIGAFGRASEVSKGKDTTTGHWEMTGVLVETPFKTYENGFPKEIIDEFERKTNRKVIGNKPASGTAILDELGEQQMKTGEVIVYTSADSVFQIAAHEEIIPLDELYKMCEIAREIMMGDNAVARIIARPFVGQPGAFERTSNRRDYSLSPFEDTVLDNIKNSNLDVIGVGKIEDIFNKQGITEAIHTKDNMDGVDQTINYMKKENNGLIFTNLVDFDSKYGHRRDVKGYKEALEEFDARIPEILENMEDDDILIINSDHGNDPTYKGTDHTREYIPMLICGINVKSGLNLGTRSSFADIGATVADLLNVKMPKHGKSFKNDIIK is encoded by the coding sequence ATGAGCAGAGTTATATGGATGATAATTGATAGTGTTGGGATAGGCGCACTTCCTGATTCAGAAAAATTTGGAGATGTAAATGTAAACACTTTGGGTAACATAGTTAAAAACTATAAAGATATAAAGTTACCTAATATGCTGAAATTAGGGTTAGGTAATATAGATGGTATTGATAGCTTAGAAGGCGTTAAAAGCCCTATAGGAGCATTTGGTAGAGCTAGTGAAGTATCTAAGGGTAAAGATACAACAACTGGACACTGGGAGATGACAGGAGTTTTAGTTGAAACACCTTTTAAAACATATGAAAATGGATTCCCAAAAGAAATAATAGATGAATTTGAAAGAAAGACAAATAGAAAAGTTATAGGTAATAAGCCTGCATCTGGAACAGCTATACTAGATGAACTAGGAGAGCAACAAATGAAAACTGGAGAAGTTATAGTATATACTTCTGCAGATAGTGTATTCCAAATTGCAGCACATGAAGAAATAATTCCTTTAGATGAATTATATAAAATGTGTGAAATCGCAAGAGAAATAATGATGGGCGATAATGCAGTTGCAAGAATAATAGCAAGACCATTTGTTGGACAACCAGGAGCATTTGAAAGAACTTCTAACAGAAGAGATTACTCTTTAAGTCCATTTGAAGATACAGTTTTAGATAATATAAAAAATTCAAACCTAGATGTTATAGGAGTTGGAAAAATAGAAGATATATTTAATAAACAAGGTATAACAGAGGCTATACATACTAAAGATAATATGGATGGAGTAGACCAAACTATAAATTACATGAAGAAAGAAAATAATGGTCTTATATTCACAAATTTAGTTGATTTTGACTCTAAATATGGTCATAGAAGAGATGTTAAAGGATATAAAGAAGCATTAGAAGAATTTGATGCTAGAATACCTGAAATATTAGAAAACATGGAAGATGATGATATATTAATTATAAACTCAGACCATGGTAATGATCCTACATACAAAGGAACTGATCATACAAGAGAATATATACCTATGTTAATTTGCGGTATAAATGTTAAGAGTGGATTAAATTTAGGAACTAGAAGCAGTTTTGCAGATATAGGAGCTACAGTTGCTGATCTATTAAATGTAAAAATGCCTAAACATGGTAAAAGTTTTAAAAATGACATTATAAAATAA